A section of the Amblyomma americanum isolate KBUSLIRL-KWMA chromosome 2, ASM5285725v1, whole genome shotgun sequence genome encodes:
- the LOC144122031 gene encoding uncharacterized protein LOC144122031 isoform X2 → MQRRETCQLGDNVSADGSFSLDIFDGNLSDAVYEHCALKPVVKFLIVILTLIVGRVVYLDSFRTSFYLRRGVDEKLAMNKLVYCNNCFAQPTRTSLFFVTSCAHVFCQGCKDDCTRSKCKICNAACSTAALSQNMSPDVRELFKDPKIIMQKATMIAGFQVSQLSGLSAYLRQQVDSLKTSLKAATDNGIKYKQQNERLRKEVAALKGEVKKLKDEQSPGIEIGQSPTFLTRPDYPIPPAFETPPVAALGQRTPRMQAPFSIVSSYTPSRPATTMTASMDMSQQRSHRAYAHDDRATGRSMVVAQVTPTFGRSPRERRSLPGSDSSLSSSYFRTPSTDSQSMYSASSLSAAPNDRRGDSKTYFNQSVRFFDSC, encoded by the exons ATGCAAAGACGTGAAACGTGCCAATTAGGCGATAACGTCTCAGCAGACGGCAGTTTCTCCCTTGACATTTTTGACGGGAATCTCTCTGACGCTGTTTACGAACATTGCGCCCTAAAACCAGTAGTGAAGTTTTTAATAGTTATATTAACACTTATTGTAGGTAGAGTTGTGTATCTTGATTCCTTCAGGACGTCGTTCTATCTGCGCCGAGGTGTTGACGAGAAACTTGCAATGAACAAGCTGGTTTATTGCAACAACTGCTTTGCTCAACCAACCAGAACATCATTGTTCTTTGTTACAAGTTGCGCGCATGTCTTCTGCCAGGGTTGCAAAGATGATT GCACTCGAAGCAAGTGCAAGATTTGCAACGCAGCATGTTCAACTGCCGCCTTGAGCCAGAAT ATGAGCCCCGACGTTCGCGAACTGTTCAAAGACCCCAAAATCATTATGCAGAAAGCAACGATG ATCGCCGGATTCCAGGTGTCGCAGCTCTCCGGGCTATCTGCATACCTGAGGCAACAG gtggactcccTCAAGACGTCCCTCAAAGCGGCCACTGATAACGGGATCAAGTACAAGCA GCAAAACGAGAGACTGCGCAAGGAGGTGGCGGCGCTGAAGGGCGAGGTCAAGAAGCTGAAAGACGAGCAAAG CCCTGGCATCGAAATCGGCCAGTCGCCGACCTTCCTGACCCGGCCCGACTACCCGATCCCGCCTGCTTTCGAGACGCCACCGGTGGCAG CGTTAGGACAACGCACTCCGAGGATGCAAGCGCCCTTCTCCATCGTCAGCAG TTACACGCCGAGCAGACCTGCCACCACCATGACGGCCAGCATG GATATGTCCCAGCAGAGGAGCCACCGCGCCTACGCCCATGATGACCGGGCCACCGGCCGCTCAATGGTCGTCGCCCAAGTCACGCCGACCTTCG GGCGTTCACCGAGAGAGCGCAG GTCACTTCCGGGCTCCGACTCGTCACTGAGCAGCAGCTACTTCCGGACGCCAAGCACTGATTCTCAGTCAAT GTACAGTGCTAGCAGTCTATCAGCAGCACCAAATGACCGCAGAGGTG ATTCGAAGACATATTTTAATCAATCGGTGAGG ttttttgacAGCTGCTGA
- the LOC144122031 gene encoding uncharacterized protein LOC144122031 isoform X4: MQRRETCQLGDNVSADGSFSLDIFDGNLSDAVYEHCALKPVVKFLIVILTLIVGRVVYLDSFRTSFYLRRGVDEKLAMNKLVYCNNCFAQPTRTSLFFVTSCAHVFCQGCKDDCTRSKCKICNAACSTAALSQNMSPDVRELFKDPKIIMQKATMIAGFQVSQLSGLSAYLRQQVDSLKTSLKAATDNGIKYKQQNERLRKEVAALKGEVKKLKDEQSPGIEIGQSPTFLTRPDYPIPPAFETPPVAALGQRTPRMQAPFSIVSSYTPSRPATTMTASMDMSQQRSHRAYAHDDRATGRSMVVAQVTPTFGRSPRERRSLPGSDSSLSSSYFRTPSTDSQSIFLTAAESTLWDSPE; encoded by the exons ATGCAAAGACGTGAAACGTGCCAATTAGGCGATAACGTCTCAGCAGACGGCAGTTTCTCCCTTGACATTTTTGACGGGAATCTCTCTGACGCTGTTTACGAACATTGCGCCCTAAAACCAGTAGTGAAGTTTTTAATAGTTATATTAACACTTATTGTAGGTAGAGTTGTGTATCTTGATTCCTTCAGGACGTCGTTCTATCTGCGCCGAGGTGTTGACGAGAAACTTGCAATGAACAAGCTGGTTTATTGCAACAACTGCTTTGCTCAACCAACCAGAACATCATTGTTCTTTGTTACAAGTTGCGCGCATGTCTTCTGCCAGGGTTGCAAAGATGATT GCACTCGAAGCAAGTGCAAGATTTGCAACGCAGCATGTTCAACTGCCGCCTTGAGCCAGAAT ATGAGCCCCGACGTTCGCGAACTGTTCAAAGACCCCAAAATCATTATGCAGAAAGCAACGATG ATCGCCGGATTCCAGGTGTCGCAGCTCTCCGGGCTATCTGCATACCTGAGGCAACAG gtggactcccTCAAGACGTCCCTCAAAGCGGCCACTGATAACGGGATCAAGTACAAGCA GCAAAACGAGAGACTGCGCAAGGAGGTGGCGGCGCTGAAGGGCGAGGTCAAGAAGCTGAAAGACGAGCAAAG CCCTGGCATCGAAATCGGCCAGTCGCCGACCTTCCTGACCCGGCCCGACTACCCGATCCCGCCTGCTTTCGAGACGCCACCGGTGGCAG CGTTAGGACAACGCACTCCGAGGATGCAAGCGCCCTTCTCCATCGTCAGCAG TTACACGCCGAGCAGACCTGCCACCACCATGACGGCCAGCATG GATATGTCCCAGCAGAGGAGCCACCGCGCCTACGCCCATGATGACCGGGCCACCGGCCGCTCAATGGTCGTCGCCCAAGTCACGCCGACCTTCG GGCGTTCACCGAGAGAGCGCAG GTCACTTCCGGGCTCCGACTCGTCACTGAGCAGCAGCTACTTCCGGACGCCAAGCACTGATTCTCAGTCAAT ttttttgacAGCTGCTGAAAGCACCTTGTGGGACAGCCCAGAATAA
- the LOC144122031 gene encoding uncharacterized protein LOC144122031 isoform X1, with protein sequence MQRRETCQLGDNVSADGSFSLDIFDGNLSDAVYEHCALKPVVKFLIVILTLIVGRVVYLDSFRTSFYLRRGVDEKLAMNKLVYCNNCFAQPTRTSLFFVTSCAHVFCQGCKDDCTRSKCKICNAACSTAALSQNMSPDVRELFKDPKIIMQKATMIAGFQVSQLSGLSAYLRQQVDSLKTSLKAATDNGIKYKQQNERLRKEVAALKGEVKKLKDEQSPGIEIGQSPTFLTRPDYPIPPAFETPPVAALGQRTPRMQAPFSIVSSYTPSRPATTMTASMDMSQQRSHRAYAHDDRATGRSMVVAQVTPTFGRSPRERRSLPGSDSSLSSSYFRTPSTDSQSMYSASSLSAAPNDRRGETALFTDSKTYFNQSVRFFDSC encoded by the exons ATGCAAAGACGTGAAACGTGCCAATTAGGCGATAACGTCTCAGCAGACGGCAGTTTCTCCCTTGACATTTTTGACGGGAATCTCTCTGACGCTGTTTACGAACATTGCGCCCTAAAACCAGTAGTGAAGTTTTTAATAGTTATATTAACACTTATTGTAGGTAGAGTTGTGTATCTTGATTCCTTCAGGACGTCGTTCTATCTGCGCCGAGGTGTTGACGAGAAACTTGCAATGAACAAGCTGGTTTATTGCAACAACTGCTTTGCTCAACCAACCAGAACATCATTGTTCTTTGTTACAAGTTGCGCGCATGTCTTCTGCCAGGGTTGCAAAGATGATT GCACTCGAAGCAAGTGCAAGATTTGCAACGCAGCATGTTCAACTGCCGCCTTGAGCCAGAAT ATGAGCCCCGACGTTCGCGAACTGTTCAAAGACCCCAAAATCATTATGCAGAAAGCAACGATG ATCGCCGGATTCCAGGTGTCGCAGCTCTCCGGGCTATCTGCATACCTGAGGCAACAG gtggactcccTCAAGACGTCCCTCAAAGCGGCCACTGATAACGGGATCAAGTACAAGCA GCAAAACGAGAGACTGCGCAAGGAGGTGGCGGCGCTGAAGGGCGAGGTCAAGAAGCTGAAAGACGAGCAAAG CCCTGGCATCGAAATCGGCCAGTCGCCGACCTTCCTGACCCGGCCCGACTACCCGATCCCGCCTGCTTTCGAGACGCCACCGGTGGCAG CGTTAGGACAACGCACTCCGAGGATGCAAGCGCCCTTCTCCATCGTCAGCAG TTACACGCCGAGCAGACCTGCCACCACCATGACGGCCAGCATG GATATGTCCCAGCAGAGGAGCCACCGCGCCTACGCCCATGATGACCGGGCCACCGGCCGCTCAATGGTCGTCGCCCAAGTCACGCCGACCTTCG GGCGTTCACCGAGAGAGCGCAG GTCACTTCCGGGCTCCGACTCGTCACTGAGCAGCAGCTACTTCCGGACGCCAAGCACTGATTCTCAGTCAAT GTACAGTGCTAGCAGTCTATCAGCAGCACCAAATGACCGCAGAGGTG AAACTGCTTTGTTCACAGATTCGAAGACATATTTTAATCAATCGGTGAGG ttttttgacAGCTGCTGA
- the LOC144122031 gene encoding uncharacterized protein LOC144122031 isoform X3 — MQRRETCQLGDNVSADGSFSLDIFDGNLSDAVYEHCALKPVVKFLIVILTLIVGRVVYLDSFRTSFYLRRGVDEKLAMNKLVYCNNCFAQPTRTSLFFVTSCAHVFCQGCKDDCTRSKCKICNAACSTAALSQNMSPDVRELFKDPKIIMQKATMIAGFQVSQLSGLSAYLRQQVDSLKTSLKAATDNGIKYKQQNERLRKEVAALKGEVKKLKDEQSPGIEIGQSPTFLTRPDYPIPPAFETPPVAALGQRTPRMQAPFSIVSSYTPSRPATTMTASMDMSQQRSHRAYAHDDRATGRSMVVAQVTPTFGRSPRERRSLPGSDSSLSSSYFRTPSTDSQSMYSASSLSAAPNDRRDSKTYFNQSVRFFDSC; from the exons ATGCAAAGACGTGAAACGTGCCAATTAGGCGATAACGTCTCAGCAGACGGCAGTTTCTCCCTTGACATTTTTGACGGGAATCTCTCTGACGCTGTTTACGAACATTGCGCCCTAAAACCAGTAGTGAAGTTTTTAATAGTTATATTAACACTTATTGTAGGTAGAGTTGTGTATCTTGATTCCTTCAGGACGTCGTTCTATCTGCGCCGAGGTGTTGACGAGAAACTTGCAATGAACAAGCTGGTTTATTGCAACAACTGCTTTGCTCAACCAACCAGAACATCATTGTTCTTTGTTACAAGTTGCGCGCATGTCTTCTGCCAGGGTTGCAAAGATGATT GCACTCGAAGCAAGTGCAAGATTTGCAACGCAGCATGTTCAACTGCCGCCTTGAGCCAGAAT ATGAGCCCCGACGTTCGCGAACTGTTCAAAGACCCCAAAATCATTATGCAGAAAGCAACGATG ATCGCCGGATTCCAGGTGTCGCAGCTCTCCGGGCTATCTGCATACCTGAGGCAACAG gtggactcccTCAAGACGTCCCTCAAAGCGGCCACTGATAACGGGATCAAGTACAAGCA GCAAAACGAGAGACTGCGCAAGGAGGTGGCGGCGCTGAAGGGCGAGGTCAAGAAGCTGAAAGACGAGCAAAG CCCTGGCATCGAAATCGGCCAGTCGCCGACCTTCCTGACCCGGCCCGACTACCCGATCCCGCCTGCTTTCGAGACGCCACCGGTGGCAG CGTTAGGACAACGCACTCCGAGGATGCAAGCGCCCTTCTCCATCGTCAGCAG TTACACGCCGAGCAGACCTGCCACCACCATGACGGCCAGCATG GATATGTCCCAGCAGAGGAGCCACCGCGCCTACGCCCATGATGACCGGGCCACCGGCCGCTCAATGGTCGTCGCCCAAGTCACGCCGACCTTCG GGCGTTCACCGAGAGAGCGCAG GTCACTTCCGGGCTCCGACTCGTCACTGAGCAGCAGCTACTTCCGGACGCCAAGCACTGATTCTCAGTCAAT GTACAGTGCTAGCAGTCTATCAGCAGCACCAAATGACCGCAGAG ATTCGAAGACATATTTTAATCAATCGGTGAGG ttttttgacAGCTGCTGA